The following are from one region of the Coffea eugenioides isolate CCC68of chromosome 2, Ceug_1.0, whole genome shotgun sequence genome:
- the LOC113762058 gene encoding uncharacterized protein LOC113762058 isoform X1 — translation MECNKDEAIRAKEIAEKKMRNNDFVGAQRIALKAQQLFPELENITQLLAVCNVHCSAETRILGSDKDWYSILQVERLADEVTIKKQYRKLALVLHPDKNKYPGAEAAFKLIGEAHVVLSDRGKRSIFDRKFASSITSAQAKPPARQANVNPAAKKQFGVQKNTPNGFGAQVSGLNHHQTKQANSTPVTFWTCCPCCDVKYLYLTEFVNKALRCPKCLKPFFAYDIAASDAFLRSNQSQPAAQGVFTGFNQSQAAAQGTFPGLNQSHAATQGVFPGSNQSHTTAQSVPRQYNWSQPAVSKPKDFLAHETDRTGVDRTAGSATSRLGPQGNTNGRTVGSVSGTETMSSMNAGLGNRTVDNANPSSGVNESSAIPNEEVTKSGEAAEVRNENRRRGRKQELESSESCDTSSSSDVVDMTFEEIASNPAGEQSSGFNAFHAPRRSSRHKHQVSYNESGSDNDDFESPPKKPRKGKSSSNGEGLQQGTANDTPNFANPADQKDNVHVHGGLPAGDAKGCQNQAAGQAAGAPHGGAEKVEIIDDSESDDDSCPEFFQLPDPEFNDFDKSREESCFAANQFWACYDDVDGMPRFYAKIKKVHSPGFKIHINWLEPDPDDPEQIDWAEQFPVGCGKFRLGNPEVILSRLTFSHQVLCDKYMGKGPFMIYPRKDETWALFNGWDIKWSTDPGNHKKYKYEIVQIISDFMEGADIKVAFLEKVRGFVSLFQQRSRNPARSLLIPSSDLFRFSHRLPSFKMSGTEKEGVPEGCFELDPACLPANPDDICYPLGVEVDEKIFSAKADCSCSEASQKNESKLSESEITPKNLADRKGGFVGETCIVRRSPRGLKIAEKEKIHASASNVSVQTATAIHKNGKGGQIQSEFSPLKADVSVSKSDKELEVQMQELSPCKSNSIHQSLSPSGKVSEDFHDFEEDRSEGKFKLGQIWALYTPEYKLPKMYGLIKKIEDSPFTLYVAPLESSSVPKSATQPACGTFVVRSGKVQPLETCSFSHLLKADSIVKNRVEIFPKVGEVWALYGKWDAESSLSELENCECHVVEILDCTDGRTKVLPLVPLKPYSKSLFRSPRRQRSGIETMHIEKNELARFSHQIPAFQLTSEKGGSLAGCWQLDRASVPRKLVPGG, via the coding sequence ATGGAGTGTAACAAAGATGAGGCCATAAGGGCCAAGGAGATAGCTGAGAAGAAGATGCGCAATAATGACTTTGTTGGTGCCCAGAGGATTGCATTAAAGGCACAACAACTTTTTCCTGAGCTTGAAAACATTACACAGCTACTGGCTGTCTGTAACGTCCACTGTTCAGCTGAAACCAGGATATTGGGGTCAGACAAAGACTGGTACAGCATCCTTCAAGTTGAAAGATTGGCTGATGAAGTGACCATTAAGAAACAGTACCGGAAGCTCGCACTTGTACTCCATCCTGATAAAAACAAATATCCTGGTGCTGAAGCTGCTTTTAAACTGATTGGTGAAGCCCATGTAGTGCTTTCTGATCGTGGAAAAAGGTCTATATTTGACCGCAAATTCGCAAGCTCAATTACATCTGCTCAAGCAAAGCCACCTGCTCGCCAGGCTAATGTGAATCCTGCAGCAAAGAAGCAATTTGGTGTACAAAAAAATACTCCAAATGGTTTTGGTGCTCAGGTTAGTGGTCTGAATCACCATCAAACAAAGCAAGCTAATTCTACACCTGTGACATTCTGGACGTGTTGTCCTTGTTGCGATGTGAAATACCTATACCTTACAGAATTTGTAAACAAAGCTTTGCGCTGCCCGAAATGTTTAAAACCATTTTTTGCTTATGATATTGCTGCTTCTGATGCGTTCCTGAGATCTAATCAGAGTCAGCCTGCTGCTCAAGGTGTATTCACTGGATTCAATCAGAGTCAGGCTGCTGCTCAAGGTACATTCCCAGGATTGAATCAAAGTCATGCTGCTACTCAAGGTGTGTTTCCAGGATCCAATCAGAGTCACACTACTGCTCAAAGTGTTCCCCGACAATACAACTGGAGTCAACCTGCAGTTTCTAAACCAAAAGACTTTCTGGCTCATGAAACCGACAGAACTGGTGTAGACAGAACTGCAGGATCAGCAACTTCCAGATTAGGACCCCAGGGCAATACTAATGGTAGGACAGTTGGTTCTGTTTCTGGTACAGAAACTATGAGTTCTATGAATGCTGGTTTGGGTAATAGGACTGTAGATAATGCAAATCCATCGAGTGGTGTAAATGAAAGTTCTGCAATTCCAAATGAAGAAGTCACGAAGTCAGGTGAAGCTGCAGAAGTTAGAAATGAAAATAGGAGAAGAGGGAGGAAGCAAGAGCTGGAATCCAGTGAAAGTTGTGACACATCAAGTAGCAGTGATGTAGTAGACATGACCTTTGAGGAAATTGCTTCTAATCCTGCCGGTGAGCAGAGTTCTGGATTTAATGCTTTTCATGCTCCTAGGAGGTCCTCTCGTCATAAGCATCAGGTTTCCTACAATGAAAGTGGCAGCGACAATGATGACTTTGAGAGCCCTCCAAAAAAGCCTAGGAAAGGTAAATCTTCTTCTAATGGTGAAGGGCTGCAACAAGGTACTGCAAATGATACTCCTAATTTTGCTAATCCTGCAGACCAGAAGGATAATGTTCATGTTCATGGAGGTTTACCTGCTGGAGATGCAAAGGGTTGTCAAAATCAGGCTGCAGGGCAGGCTGCTGGTGCCCCACATGGAGGTGCTGAAAAGGTTGAAATAATTGATGATtctgaatctgatgatgattcATGTCCAGAGTTCTTTCAGTTGCCCGATCCAGAGTTCAATGACTTTGACAAGAGTAGAGAAGAAAGCTGTTTTGCAGCTAATCAATTCTGGGCTTGTTATGATGATGTAGATGGCATGCCAAGATTTTATGCAAAGATCAAGAAGGTACACTCTCCTGGATTTAAAATACACATCAATTGGCTAGAGCCTGATCCAGATGATCCAGAGCAGATTGATTGGGCAGAGCAGTTCCCTGTTGGATGTGGCAAGTTTAGACTTGGAAATCCAGAGGTTATTCTGAGTCGCCTTACATTCTCCCATCAAGTGCTTTGTGATAAATACATGGGTAAAGGCCCCTTCATGATATATCCTAGAAAAGATGAGACTTGGGCACTCTTTAATGGCTGGGATATTAAGTGGAGTACCGACCCAGGCAATCATAAGaaatacaaatatgaaataGTGCAGATTATTTCTGATTTCATGGAGGGTGCTGACATCAAAGTTGCATTTTTAGAGAAAGTAAGAGGTTTTGTAAGCCTGTTTCAGCAAAGAAGCCGAAATCCAGCTCGATCTCTGTTAATACCGTCCAGTGACCTGTTCAGATTCTCCCATCGTCTTCCATCTTTTAAAATGAGTGGTACTGAAAAGGAAGGTGTTCCAGAAGGGTGTTTTGAACTTGATCCTGCATGTCTGCCAGCAAATCCTGATGATATATGTTACCCTCTCGGGGTTGAGGTTGATGAAAAAATTTTCAGTGCTAAAGCCGACTGTTCATGTTCGGAGGCATCCCAAAAAAACGAGTCAAAATTGTCTGAGAGTGAGATCACACCCAAAAACCTTGCGGACAGGAAAGGTGGTTTTGTTGGAGAGACATGTATAGTTCGCCGGTCGCCTAGAGGTTTGAAGATTGCagagaaagagaaaatccaTGCCAGTGCTAGTAATGTGTCTGTCCAAACAGCAACTGCAATACATAAGAATGGTAAAGGAGGCCAAATTCAGAGTGAATTTTCTCCGTTGAAGGCTGATGTTTCAGTTTCTAAATCTGACAAGGAATTAGAAGTACAAATGCAGGAATTAAGTCCTTGCAAAAGCAATAGCATCCACCAATCTTTGTCTCCGAGTGGCAAAGTTTCAGAAGATTTTCATGACTTCGAGGAGGACAGGTCTGAGGGTAAGTTCAAACTGGGTCAGATATGGGCACTCTACACACCAGAGTATAAATTGCCTAAAATGTATGGTCTGATTAAGAAAATCGAAGATTCCCCTTTCACGCTGTACGTTGCACCACTTGAATCTTCCTCGGTCCCAAAAAGTGCCACACAGCCTGCTTGTGGAACATTTGTAGTGAGAAGTGGAAAAGTTCAACCCTTGGAAACTTGTTCCTTTTCACATTTATTGAAGGCAGATTCCATTGTCAAGAACAGGGTTGAAATTTTCCCCAAGGTGGGAGAGGTTTGGGCTCTGTACGGAAAATGGGATGCTGAATCTTCACTGTCTGAGCTGGAAAATTGTGAATGTCATGTGGTGGAAATCCTAGACTGCACTGATGGTCGCACCAAGGTTTTACCTTTGGTACCTCTGAAGCCTTACAGCAAATCACTTTTTAGATCTCCTAGAAGGCAGAGGTCAGGTATTGAAACAATGCACATTGAGAAGAACGAGTTAGCCAGATTTTCTCATCAGATTCCTGCCTTTCAGCTCACCTCAGAGAAAGGAGGCTCTTTAGCTGGGTGTTGGCAGCTTGATCGAGCATCAGTTCCAAGGAAATTAGTCCCTGGGGGGTGA
- the LOC113762058 gene encoding uncharacterized protein LOC113762058 isoform X2 — MECNKDEAIRAKEIAEKKMRNNDFVGAQRIALKAQQLFPELENITQLLAVCNVHCSAETRILGSDKDWYSILQVERLADEVTIKKQYRKLALVLHPDKNKYPGAEAAFKLIGEAHVVLSDRGKRSIFDRKFASSITSAQAKPPARQANVNPAAKKQFGVQKNTPNGFGAQVSGLNHHQTKQANSTPVTFWTCCPCCDVKYLYLTEFVNKALRCPKCLKPFFAYDIAASDAFLRSNQSQPAAQGVFTGFNQSQAAAQGTFPGLNQSHAATQGVFPGSNQSHTTAQSVPRQYNWSQPAVSKPKDFLAHETDRTGVDRTAGSATSRLGPQGNTNGRTVGSVSGTETMSSMNAGLGNRTVDNANPSSGVNESSAIPNEEVTKSGEAAEVRNENRRRGRKQELESSESCDTSSSSDVVDMTFEEIASNPAGEQSSGFNAFHAPRRSSRHKHQVSYNESGSDNDDFESPPKKPRKDQKDNVHVHGGLPAGDAKGCQNQAAGQAAGAPHGGAEKVEIIDDSESDDDSCPEFFQLPDPEFNDFDKSREESCFAANQFWACYDDVDGMPRFYAKIKKVHSPGFKIHINWLEPDPDDPEQIDWAEQFPVGCGKFRLGNPEVILSRLTFSHQVLCDKYMGKGPFMIYPRKDETWALFNGWDIKWSTDPGNHKKYKYEIVQIISDFMEGADIKVAFLEKVRGFVSLFQQRSRNPARSLLIPSSDLFRFSHRLPSFKMSGTEKEGVPEGCFELDPACLPANPDDICYPLGVEVDEKIFSAKADCSCSEASQKNESKLSESEITPKNLADRKGGFVGETCIVRRSPRGLKIAEKEKIHASASNVSVQTATAIHKNGKGGQIQSEFSPLKADVSVSKSDKELEVQMQELSPCKSNSIHQSLSPSGKVSEDFHDFEEDRSEGKFKLGQIWALYTPEYKLPKMYGLIKKIEDSPFTLYVAPLESSSVPKSATQPACGTFVVRSGKVQPLETCSFSHLLKADSIVKNRVEIFPKVGEVWALYGKWDAESSLSELENCECHVVEILDCTDGRTKVLPLVPLKPYSKSLFRSPRRQRSGIETMHIEKNELARFSHQIPAFQLTSEKGGSLAGCWQLDRASVPRKLVPGG, encoded by the exons ATGGAGTGTAACAAAGATGAGGCCATAAGGGCCAAGGAGATAGCTGAGAAGAAGATGCGCAATAATGACTTTGTTGGTGCCCAGAGGATTGCATTAAAGGCACAACAACTTTTTCCTGAGCTTGAAAACATTACACAGCTACTGGCTGTCTGTAACGTCCACTGTTCAGCTGAAACCAGGATATTGGGGTCAGACAAAGACTGGTACAGCATCCTTCAAGTTGAAAGATTGGCTGATGAAGTGACCATTAAGAAACAGTACCGGAAGCTCGCACTTGTACTCCATCCTGATAAAAACAAATATCCTGGTGCTGAAGCTGCTTTTAAACTGATTGGTGAAGCCCATGTAGTGCTTTCTGATCGTGGAAAAAGGTCTATATTTGACCGCAAATTCGCAAGCTCAATTACATCTGCTCAAGCAAAGCCACCTGCTCGCCAGGCTAATGTGAATCCTGCAGCAAAGAAGCAATTTGGTGTACAAAAAAATACTCCAAATGGTTTTGGTGCTCAGGTTAGTGGTCTGAATCACCATCAAACAAAGCAAGCTAATTCTACACCTGTGACATTCTGGACGTGTTGTCCTTGTTGCGATGTGAAATACCTATACCTTACAGAATTTGTAAACAAAGCTTTGCGCTGCCCGAAATGTTTAAAACCATTTTTTGCTTATGATATTGCTGCTTCTGATGCGTTCCTGAGATCTAATCAGAGTCAGCCTGCTGCTCAAGGTGTATTCACTGGATTCAATCAGAGTCAGGCTGCTGCTCAAGGTACATTCCCAGGATTGAATCAAAGTCATGCTGCTACTCAAGGTGTGTTTCCAGGATCCAATCAGAGTCACACTACTGCTCAAAGTGTTCCCCGACAATACAACTGGAGTCAACCTGCAGTTTCTAAACCAAAAGACTTTCTGGCTCATGAAACCGACAGAACTGGTGTAGACAGAACTGCAGGATCAGCAACTTCCAGATTAGGACCCCAGGGCAATACTAATGGTAGGACAGTTGGTTCTGTTTCTGGTACAGAAACTATGAGTTCTATGAATGCTGGTTTGGGTAATAGGACTGTAGATAATGCAAATCCATCGAGTGGTGTAAATGAAAGTTCTGCAATTCCAAATGAAGAAGTCACGAAGTCAGGTGAAGCTGCAGAAGTTAGAAATGAAAATAGGAGAAGAGGGAGGAAGCAAGAGCTGGAATCCAGTGAAAGTTGTGACACATCAAGTAGCAGTGATGTAGTAGACATGACCTTTGAGGAAATTGCTTCTAATCCTGCCGGTGAGCAGAGTTCTGGATTTAATGCTTTTCATGCTCCTAGGAGGTCCTCTCGTCATAAGCATCAGGTTTCCTACAATGAAAGTGGCAGCGACAATGATGACTTTGAGAGCCCTCCAAAAAAGCCTAGGAAAG ACCAGAAGGATAATGTTCATGTTCATGGAGGTTTACCTGCTGGAGATGCAAAGGGTTGTCAAAATCAGGCTGCAGGGCAGGCTGCTGGTGCCCCACATGGAGGTGCTGAAAAGGTTGAAATAATTGATGATtctgaatctgatgatgattcATGTCCAGAGTTCTTTCAGTTGCCCGATCCAGAGTTCAATGACTTTGACAAGAGTAGAGAAGAAAGCTGTTTTGCAGCTAATCAATTCTGGGCTTGTTATGATGATGTAGATGGCATGCCAAGATTTTATGCAAAGATCAAGAAGGTACACTCTCCTGGATTTAAAATACACATCAATTGGCTAGAGCCTGATCCAGATGATCCAGAGCAGATTGATTGGGCAGAGCAGTTCCCTGTTGGATGTGGCAAGTTTAGACTTGGAAATCCAGAGGTTATTCTGAGTCGCCTTACATTCTCCCATCAAGTGCTTTGTGATAAATACATGGGTAAAGGCCCCTTCATGATATATCCTAGAAAAGATGAGACTTGGGCACTCTTTAATGGCTGGGATATTAAGTGGAGTACCGACCCAGGCAATCATAAGaaatacaaatatgaaataGTGCAGATTATTTCTGATTTCATGGAGGGTGCTGACATCAAAGTTGCATTTTTAGAGAAAGTAAGAGGTTTTGTAAGCCTGTTTCAGCAAAGAAGCCGAAATCCAGCTCGATCTCTGTTAATACCGTCCAGTGACCTGTTCAGATTCTCCCATCGTCTTCCATCTTTTAAAATGAGTGGTACTGAAAAGGAAGGTGTTCCAGAAGGGTGTTTTGAACTTGATCCTGCATGTCTGCCAGCAAATCCTGATGATATATGTTACCCTCTCGGGGTTGAGGTTGATGAAAAAATTTTCAGTGCTAAAGCCGACTGTTCATGTTCGGAGGCATCCCAAAAAAACGAGTCAAAATTGTCTGAGAGTGAGATCACACCCAAAAACCTTGCGGACAGGAAAGGTGGTTTTGTTGGAGAGACATGTATAGTTCGCCGGTCGCCTAGAGGTTTGAAGATTGCagagaaagagaaaatccaTGCCAGTGCTAGTAATGTGTCTGTCCAAACAGCAACTGCAATACATAAGAATGGTAAAGGAGGCCAAATTCAGAGTGAATTTTCTCCGTTGAAGGCTGATGTTTCAGTTTCTAAATCTGACAAGGAATTAGAAGTACAAATGCAGGAATTAAGTCCTTGCAAAAGCAATAGCATCCACCAATCTTTGTCTCCGAGTGGCAAAGTTTCAGAAGATTTTCATGACTTCGAGGAGGACAGGTCTGAGGGTAAGTTCAAACTGGGTCAGATATGGGCACTCTACACACCAGAGTATAAATTGCCTAAAATGTATGGTCTGATTAAGAAAATCGAAGATTCCCCTTTCACGCTGTACGTTGCACCACTTGAATCTTCCTCGGTCCCAAAAAGTGCCACACAGCCTGCTTGTGGAACATTTGTAGTGAGAAGTGGAAAAGTTCAACCCTTGGAAACTTGTTCCTTTTCACATTTATTGAAGGCAGATTCCATTGTCAAGAACAGGGTTGAAATTTTCCCCAAGGTGGGAGAGGTTTGGGCTCTGTACGGAAAATGGGATGCTGAATCTTCACTGTCTGAGCTGGAAAATTGTGAATGTCATGTGGTGGAAATCCTAGACTGCACTGATGGTCGCACCAAGGTTTTACCTTTGGTACCTCTGAAGCCTTACAGCAAATCACTTTTTAGATCTCCTAGAAGGCAGAGGTCAGGTATTGAAACAATGCACATTGAGAAGAACGAGTTAGCCAGATTTTCTCATCAGATTCCTGCCTTTCAGCTCACCTCAGAGAAAGGAGGCTCTTTAGCTGGGTGTTGGCAGCTTGATCGAGCATCAGTTCCAAGGAAATTAGTCCCTGGGGGGTGA